The proteins below are encoded in one region of Brevundimonas fontaquae:
- the tolB gene encoding Tol-Pal system beta propeller repeat protein TolB: MRLNLLLASVAAVAMAAPLTTAAQTPQQNQPVEVEIDQGVLRPLQIAVVPFAGTHGSDISNVVSANLKRSGFFEPLNPSSFIETGLTLANAPNFPQWTQIGAQAVLYGGVTTRGDGRLDVGFRLYDPYRQCQLVSYQFTATQEQWRRIAHKISDVIYQRMTGEAGFFDSRVIFVSEEGTQLNRINRLTIADQDGFNPTYLTQGDEVIMSPRFSLSQPDEITYVALGKDYSRIYLYNLTTGRRESLGEFDGQVLAPRFSNDGNKIAFSIIRGGNTDVYVMDLRSRQITRLTSDPGIDTSPSFSPDGSQIVFTSDRSGSARLYVMRSDGSGQRPISRGGGIYTAPSWSPTGNLIAFTKQGGGRFSTGVMNADGSGERILSSSYFEEGPNWAPNGRYVMFARQTPGGDTRLWTVDLSGRVVSQAGYNGRGTDPAWSPLLDRGPSNLGVNQGADSCPA; the protein is encoded by the coding sequence ATGCGTCTGAACCTTCTTCTGGCCTCCGTGGCGGCTGTCGCGATGGCGGCTCCTCTGACGACGGCGGCGCAGACGCCTCAGCAGAACCAGCCAGTCGAGGTCGAGATCGATCAGGGCGTGCTGCGCCCGCTTCAGATCGCGGTCGTGCCGTTCGCCGGGACGCACGGGTCGGACATCTCCAATGTGGTCAGCGCCAATCTGAAGCGGTCGGGCTTCTTCGAGCCGCTGAACCCGTCCAGCTTCATCGAGACCGGGCTGACGCTGGCCAATGCGCCCAACTTCCCTCAGTGGACCCAGATCGGGGCGCAGGCGGTGCTGTACGGCGGGGTGACGACGCGCGGCGACGGGAGGCTGGACGTAGGCTTCCGCCTCTATGATCCCTACCGCCAGTGCCAGCTGGTCAGTTATCAGTTCACCGCGACCCAGGAGCAATGGCGCCGGATCGCGCACAAGATTTCCGACGTCATCTATCAGCGCATGACCGGCGAGGCGGGCTTCTTCGATTCCCGCGTGATCTTCGTGTCCGAGGAGGGCACGCAGCTGAACCGGATCAACCGCCTGACCATCGCCGATCAGGACGGGTTCAACCCGACCTATCTGACGCAAGGCGACGAGGTGATCATGTCGCCGCGCTTCTCGCTGTCCCAGCCGGACGAGATCACCTATGTGGCGCTGGGCAAGGATTACAGCCGCATCTACCTGTATAATCTGACGACCGGCCGCCGCGAGAGCTTGGGCGAGTTCGATGGTCAGGTGCTGGCGCCGCGCTTCTCCAACGACGGCAACAAGATTGCGTTTTCGATCATCCGGGGCGGCAACACCGACGTCTATGTGATGGATCTGCGCAGCCGCCAGATCACGCGCCTGACCAGCGACCCGGGCATCGACACCTCGCCGTCGTTCAGCCCGGACGGCAGCCAGATCGTCTTCACCTCGGACCGTTCGGGGTCGGCGCGGCTGTATGTCATGCGGTCGGACGGATCGGGCCAGCGGCCGATTTCGCGCGGCGGCGGCATCTATACGGCCCCGTCCTGGAGCCCGACCGGCAATCTGATCGCCTTCACCAAACAGGGCGGCGGCCGGTTCTCGACCGGGGTGATGAACGCCGACGGCTCCGGCGAGCGCATCCTGTCCTCGAGCTATTTCGAGGAGGGGCCGAACTGGGCGCCGAATGGCCGCTACGTGATGTTCGCGCGCCAGACGCCGGGCGGCGACACGCGTCTGTGGACCGTAGACCTGTCGGGGCGCGTGGTGTCGCAGGCGGGCTATAACGGACGCGGGACCGACCCGGCCTGGTCGCCGCTGCTGGACCGCGGCCCGAGCAATCTGGGCGTGAACCAGGGCGCCGACAGCTGCCCGGCCTAA
- a CDS encoding CopG family transcriptional regulator, which yields MRTTLAIDDDVLNAARAIAVHQDRTIGEVVSELARQALQKRPTTVRFRDGVPLLPDRPGPMVTLEDVNALRDELP from the coding sequence ATGCGCACCACCCTCGCCATCGATGACGACGTGCTGAACGCCGCACGAGCCATCGCGGTCCATCAGGATCGCACGATCGGCGAAGTCGTGTCCGAACTGGCGCGACAAGCGCTGCAAAAACGGCCGACGACCGTCCGGTTTCGCGACGGTGTCCCGCTGCTGCCTGATCGGCCAGGACCAATGGTCACATTGGAAGACGTCAATGCGCTGCGCGACGAGTTGCCTTGA
- a CDS encoding TA system VapC family ribonuclease toxin, with amino-acid sequence MTYLLDVNVLIALVDPRHVFHDTANIWFQREAVSSWATCPITENGLVRIVGNSRYRNPVGTPFEVIGTLNLLRDMPGHVFWPDTLSLADASVFDGSAITTPEQVTDAYLLGLAVSNGGLLATFDRRLSPQAVIGGRDALHLIAPPHA; translated from the coding sequence TTGACCTATCTGCTGGACGTCAACGTGCTGATCGCCCTTGTCGATCCGCGTCACGTCTTTCATGACACGGCCAATATCTGGTTCCAGCGTGAAGCCGTCTCGTCATGGGCGACGTGTCCGATAACTGAAAATGGCTTGGTCCGCATCGTCGGCAACAGCCGTTATCGCAACCCGGTCGGAACCCCTTTCGAAGTCATTGGCACCCTAAATCTTCTGCGTGACATGCCGGGACATGTGTTCTGGCCGGATACCCTCAGCCTGGCGGACGCCAGTGTTTTCGATGGTTCGGCGATCACGACGCCTGAGCAGGTCACAGATGCTTATCTGCTGGGGTTGGCGGTTTCGAACGGTGGGCTTTTGGCGACTTTCGACCGCCGCCTGTCGCCTCAGGCGGTCATCGGCGGGCGCGATGCGCTTCACCTTATAGCCCCGCCTCACGCCTAG
- the tolR gene encoding protein TolR has protein sequence MALGGGASGGGRRGRRGRKGPLTEINVTPLVDVMLVLLIIFMISAPLLTVGVPVELPKTEASAVEIKSEPLSVSIDQQGAIFVGDSETAFEQLSARLQTEAGGADKAAERPVFVRADGRAPYQAVARVMARLSASGFTKLNLITDTAPEA, from the coding sequence ATGGCCCTGGGCGGTGGTGCGAGCGGCGGCGGGCGTCGGGGACGCAGGGGGCGTAAGGGGCCTCTGACCGAGATCAACGTCACGCCTCTGGTGGACGTGATGCTGGTGCTGCTGATCATCTTCATGATCTCGGCGCCGCTGCTGACGGTGGGCGTGCCCGTCGAACTGCCCAAGACCGAGGCCAGCGCGGTCGAGATCAAGTCCGAACCCCTGTCCGTCAGCATCGACCAGCAGGGCGCGATCTTCGTCGGCGACAGCGAGACGGCGTTCGAACAGCTATCGGCGCGACTGCAGACCGAGGCGGGCGGCGCGGACAAGGCGGCGGAGCGGCCGGTGTTCGTGCGGGCCGACGGGCGCGCCCCCTATCAGGCGGTGGCGCGGGTGATGGCGCGATTGAGCGCCTCGGGCTTCACCAAGCTGAACCTGATCACCGACACGGCGCCGGAGGCCTGA
- the tolQ gene encoding protein TolQ: protein MTTPVDAAMMNPVELFLTADWVVKSVMIGLAAASIWSWTIIIDKAVRFTALNKRADDFEKSVQSGRSLEEVASQAGPEPDHALPRMLVIALSDWREARQRGALNEHQGDLLLVRIDKAMNSLISREGQRIENGLGVLSVVATASPFIGLFGTVWGIMNAFGRIAAAGNTNLTTVAPAIAEALFATAIGLAAAIPAYIAYNKFSIDAGKFVGRLEAFADDLQAAVARRLGSPSAPPPPPPPSSDLSLKRGV from the coding sequence ATGACCACGCCTGTCGACGCCGCGATGATGAACCCGGTCGAGCTGTTCCTGACCGCCGACTGGGTGGTCAAGAGCGTGATGATCGGGCTGGCGGCGGCCTCGATCTGGTCGTGGACGATCATCATCGACAAGGCGGTTCGGTTCACGGCGCTGAATAAGCGCGCCGACGACTTCGAAAAGTCGGTTCAGTCCGGCCGGTCGCTGGAAGAGGTGGCGTCCCAGGCCGGACCCGAGCCGGACCACGCCCTGCCGCGCATGCTGGTGATCGCCCTGTCGGACTGGCGCGAGGCGCGTCAGCGCGGGGCGTTGAACGAGCATCAGGGCGACCTGCTGCTGGTGCGGATCGACAAGGCGATGAACAGCCTGATCTCGCGCGAGGGCCAGCGGATCGAGAATGGCCTGGGCGTGCTGTCGGTGGTGGCCACGGCCTCGCCCTTCATCGGCCTGTTCGGCACCGTGTGGGGCATCATGAATGCGTTCGGGCGGATCGCGGCGGCGGGCAACACCAATCTGACGACGGTGGCGCCGGCCATCGCGGAAGCCCTGTTCGCCACCGCTATCGGCCTGGCGGCGGCCATCCCGGCCTATATCGCCTACAACAAGTTCTCGATCGACGCGGGCAAGTTCGTCGGCCGGCTGGAGGCTTTCGCCGACGATCTGCAGGCCGCCGTGGCGCGCCGCCTGGGCAGCCCGTCGGCTCCGCCGCCTCCGCCCCCGCCGTCCAGCGACCTCAGCCTGAAGCGGGGCGTCTGA
- the ybgC gene encoding tol-pal system-associated acyl-CoA thioesterase has protein sequence MSDQPTAGRFEGRDHLLPVRVYYEDTDFTGLVYHANYVRYFERGRSDFLRAIGVGHADLLEEAEPLAFVVSELNIKYLKPARIDDALVVRTVYEQVKGVRLIICQSVERAGEVLCRAEVTAVCIHLDGRPRRPSKGLVEKVTPWLAAGGAAD, from the coding sequence ATCTCCGACCAACCCACCGCCGGCCGTTTCGAGGGGCGCGATCACCTGTTGCCGGTGCGCGTCTATTACGAGGACACAGATTTCACCGGCCTGGTCTATCACGCCAACTATGTGCGCTATTTCGAGCGAGGGCGGTCCGATTTCCTGCGCGCCATCGGGGTGGGGCACGCCGATCTTCTGGAGGAAGCCGAGCCGTTGGCCTTCGTGGTGTCGGAGTTGAACATCAAATATCTGAAACCGGCGCGGATCGACGACGCCCTGGTGGTGCGCACCGTCTACGAGCAGGTGAAGGGCGTGCGGCTGATCATCTGCCAGAGCGTGGAGCGGGCCGGCGAGGTGTTGTGCCGGGCCGAGGTGACGGCGGTATGCATCCATCTGGACGGGCGGCCGCGACGGCCGTCGAAGGGTCTGGTCGAGAAGGTCACGCCGTGGCTGGCGGCCGGCGGGGCCGCCGACTAA